GGCTTATAATATAATTTGCttcattggcttttgatttCCTTGTGTGCAAAAGACACGAGTATAGGAATAAAAATGGATTCGTGTCTAACTGGTTTTGCCTTCTATTTCGTGtatttttacaataaagtttttgtttctttgttccTCTTTTggtttctaataaaatatttatttaaatttgtgcaaCAATTTGTAATTATCAATTGAGTAGTTGTTCTACCTTTGATATTACTTATCATAAGCATTTATAAAATAGTCATTTGCTATCATATACCCTTGTGCACAAAAATTGATTTAGATACTAAGATTTGATTTCAGTCGTTTAATAAGataatcttaaaattttttatttgtgtgagaaaaataattgatctcatgcaacaatttaatttatgacaCTAATTAAGTAACAATTCTACTTTTTGATGTTGcttaattcataaaaattatagaatcGTCATTTGCTATCTAATATTTGTGCATAGAGAtatcttcttttatttaataatatttttaagaaaattatttttatggaattttaaataaaatataattttaacttgtGCAATGGTTTGAGATATTAACTGAATAGCTATTCTACCTTTCAAATTACACAAACCATAAAACTTCATAGAATAACTATCTAAAGCTGTTGCCCATAGAGTtgtcttctttaaataaataaaagtgttctttctataaaaataataaaaataaaaaaatattgtttttggataaagtaaatatttataaagttaCGTGATTTTTcgcaaataattaaaagtatcaTTTTTTATAGGCATTGTAGGGTTCTAACATCTTCCCTACACGTAACCAACTTCCTAACCTATCTTTGATTTCAAAGATCATTtcgaaaaggatttttcaatattttcctctcaaaataaaatattggtggtgactttatttttttattttacgccATCTTTGTCGTGATCCCGATTGTGACACACCATATAGATAaaacaagatattttgattttgcaCGCATTTGTGAAGAGAATCAAGTGGTTGATGTTTTATCCAAGTTTGTACTTCTATAGAAGGGCAGATGAAGGTTTTTGATGTTTTTCCTGCTTTCATTTTAGATGTCCTAATGGTAGATTAGTTTCGTGTTTTCTCGCAGTttctagttttgtttttaattgtttttcctttattttataatgaaaaaaagaagataaaatcatATATCAACCAATAATATTTAACATAGTAACTAGCACAAattcattcatatataattgattacagAAGACAATCAAAAGTCCACTAATAGGATGACATTTGATCATACATCTTCAGTTACATATATAACATTATAAGTTGGGTAGCTACACCCTACAGGCTGATGATACAAAATGATGGACACATCCTTAGGTTGCAAAATTCACAATTGATCTGTAAGTTTGACCAGGTGTCCATCCTGCAGGGATCACATTGTTGGCCACAATCGTTTTGCCAGACTCAAGTGTGGTTAGCTTGATAGAGAATGGTGCTCTCAGTGGTGAGCCCTTGTCAATTTTCCAAACTGCACCCCATGATTGTTGCATGGAATCCCATGACCCTGAATCAAGTGCTTCCTTGAGTTCAACCTTGGCAAGGTCACCATCCCCATCCTCATATTCAACCAAGGTAGCAAAATATTCTTGGTTTGAGCCAGAGTCCACGTGGAAAGCTATTGACCTACCGGGATAGTTGCATTCAAttctgcaaaaataaaaaaacgtaATTTAAGTATGGTAATTCATGAGgacaaaaacataaaaccatTTATGTCAAAAAAATACAACCGAAAGTCAAGAAAGTTgaagtatttattataaaaattataaaagaatattaagAGCATCTCAAATGAGATGTTTACCGGAATtgttgtttaagtttttttttttcatataaacatGAGGTGGAGTTGTTTATATAAGGATCATTCTTTATATAAACAACCGATACTTTATATcattatatcataaataatatatttttaagtattatagtactcacaaaattaatttaaatatttactttaacaaCTTTAACattgaaatgaatttttatttgaaatgctTAAATCTATATGAAATTATAAACTCGTATACGCATCTATATACGGCAGATGCTCTAACAATTGTCTCGCtagtaatatataattaattagtcaACTTGACAATCGGTGCAATTAATTAGAAGATTAATAAGAACCTACCTTCTGTGCTGAATGTTTATTTTTCCTGCATTACGTAGATTCTCATCTTGACCTGAAACTGCCATTGCTCCAAAAGCACTGCCACTCAGATCAAAATGATATTGAGCATCTGAGCCACACCCAGCACACTCATCAGTGATGACTACTTTCACGGGGTTGCCTGAGCATGCAGAATTCCCTGTGCACTTCACCTGAAATTTGAACCAAAACCAGCAGTATTTAATATCTTCATTTTAAATTCCATGTAACAGAATATTGGAGGAGCTAGTTTAATAAGAATGCCGGGTCAACGTATAATTTGTAAACTTTTAATCAATTTGAAATCATCTTTAATATAACTTTGAAGGTATTTATTAGAGAAAACAAATTTGTTATATACGGTAATTTGCAATCTTTTGGGGGGTAATAATTATGTTTTAGGGTGAAGTATTTGTTAACTTTTCTAATGATTAATCTTGATTAGAGTGACTAATCAATCACCTTTTGTGACTCTtccttaataatatttttctattaacaAGACTCAAATCTAAGATTTTGTTTAAGATATTTGAGTTCAATACTACTAGAATCACATATTGGTTAGTTATTTGTGATTCCATAtcagtataaaaaattacatcttTTTATATGttccaaataataaaaacagAGAATGTATTAGAAGTGTGATTTATAGCCTTTCTGTCGTGAAAgatgtttaattatatatgtactCATTGTTCACACCTCATAGCAAGATCCACACCCTTTGCCCGAGTCATATATAAGAGGGCTTCCCGCGGAtattaaagaagaaaatggaggTTGCCCAACGGCGTTGCCATATCCACAGGCTCCACCTAGATACATATAAATATCAGATACATTATTCATTGAtactagaattttatttttaacctaATTCAATCCCACAAAATCTACTTGTAAGAAGAAATTATTAGGTGATCTAAGACCACCACGTCATCTATTATAAGAAGAAATTATTGGTTGAAACCATGAATGGTGTGATAGTCTTAACCACCTAATAATTTATCGCTTATAAGTTATAAGGTGAGAAAAAACTACAAATGACTaagtttttgtattattatttacctTCACTTCCATCTCCATTGGCAGGTCCATACCAAGTGGCCACCGAAGGTGACCAATCTGAACCAGATGGAGGATAATATGAAGCATTATAAAGCATTTTAGGGTTGAAACAAAAGGAAGGGATAACTAAGAATATTGAGAGTATAGCTACTAGGATGGGTAGTTGAGATAATGCACGTTGAGGTGTAAGAGCCATGTTATCACAGCCACTAGGCTTTTGTTAGTTTCTTAGGTAGTTGGTAATTAACTGTGATTTATGGTGTGA
The nucleotide sequence above comes from Glycine soja cultivar W05 chromosome 11, ASM419377v2, whole genome shotgun sequence. Encoded proteins:
- the LOC114375549 gene encoding putative expansin-B2 translates to MALTPQRALSQLPILVAILSIFLVIPSFCFNPKMLYNASYYPPSGSDWSPSVATWYGPANGDGSEGGACGYGNAVGQPPFSSLISAGSPLIYDSGKGCGSCYEVKCTGNSACSGNPVKVVITDECAGCGSDAQYHFDLSGSAFGAMAVSGQDENLRNAGKINIQHRRIECNYPGRSIAFHVDSGSNQEYFATLVEYEDGDGDLAKVELKEALDSGSWDSMQQSWGAVWKIDKGSPLRAPFSIKLTTLESGKTIVANNVIPAGWTPGQTYRSIVNFAT